From the genome of Cryptococcus neoformans var. neoformans B-3501A chromosome 1, whole genome shotgun sequence, one region includes:
- a CDS encoding hypothetical protein (Similar to gi|32419330|ref|XP_330118.1| hypothetical protein [Neurospora crassa], FASTA scores: opt: 709, E(): 6.3e-40, (37.982% identity (67.656% similar) in 337 aa overlap (11-338:4-328)); HMMPfam hit to Aldo_ket_red, Aldo/keto reductase family, score: 134.6, E(): 2.2e-37), producing the protein MSATTSPTTLVAGKTVGRLGYGLMGLSSWNLLVDPVPFPQEDAFAAMKTAVDSGANCWSTATFYGPPTDPTANLKLIRAFFDKYPEYISKVVLIVKGGMDVRSRSPAKGDDIEFFRNEIEQVKAILGDKELDVYSLARIGGTAVETTFTNMAQLIKEGAVKAIGVSEMSAASLEKAHKICPISINEIEVSLFSYEPSIRDSVAWCTAHSVPILAYSPLGRGQLTRRYRSLEDIPAGDFRTMFPRFQGQAFYDNQKLVDQVEEIAKKKGVTAGQLSLAWVLAQSEFAIPIPGSRNVDRVRENASATDVKLNNEEVEALNKLASAFEVQGARYPEMFQKDLLTNEESVDPT; encoded by the exons ATGTCTGCTACTACCTCTCCTACTACCCTTGTCGCGGGTAAGACTGTCGGTCGACTAGG CTATGGTCTCATGGGCCTTTCTTCCTGGAATCTTCTAGTTGACCCTGTGCCTTTCCCCCAGGAAGATGCTTTTGCAGCCATGAA GACGGCTGTAGACTCTGGTGCCAATTGCTGGTCTACTGCCACTTTCTATGGGCCCCCCACCGATCCCACGGCCAACCTTAAGCTGATCAGAGCCTTTTTCGACAAGTACCCCGAGTATATCTCCAAGGTTGTCCTGATCGTGAAAGGCGGAATGGATGTTAGGTCGCGGTCTCCTGCTAAGGGCGATGA CATCGAATTCTTCCGAAATGAAATCGAACAAGTGAAGGCCATTCTGGGCGACAAGGAATTGGACGTATATTCTCTCGCTCGGATTGGTGGCACTGCCGTGGAGACCACCTTCACTAACATGGCTCAACTCATAAAGGAGGGGGCCGTCAAGGCTATCGGTGTCAGTGAGATGTCGGCCGCTTCTCTCGAGAAAGCTCACAAG ATCTGTCCCATTTCCATCAACGAAATCGAAGTCTCCTTATTCTCATACGAACCCTCAATTCGCGACTCTGTCGCCTGGTGTACAGCCCACTCTGTCCCGATTTTGGCTTATTCCCCCCTCGGGCGCGGCCAACTCACACGTAGATACAGGTCTCTTGAGGATATCCCTGCAGGTGATTTCAGAACCATGTTTCCTAGGTTCCAGGGCCAAGCGTTCTATGATAACCAAAAATTGGTGGATCAAGTTGAGGAAATtgcgaagaaaaagggtgTAACTGCTGGGCAATTGTCGTTGGCTTGGGTTCTTGCTCAATCAGAGTTT GCGATTCCTATCCCCGGGTCACGCAACGTAGATCGTGTTCGAGAGAACGCCTCCGCCACAGatgtcaagctcaacaatGAAGAAGTCGAGGCTCTTAACAAGCTGGCTTCGGCTTTCGAGGTTCAAGGTGCTCGTTACCCCGAGATGTTCCAAAAAGATCTG TTAACGAATGAAGAATCAGTAGATCCAACGTAA
- a CDS encoding hypothetical protein (HMMPfam hit to HATPase_c, Histidine kinase-, DNA gyrase B-, and HSP90-like ATPase, score: 99.1, E(): 1.1e-26; HMMPfam hit to HisKA, His Kinase A (phosphoacceptor) domain, score: 41.3, E(): 2.8e-09; HMMPfam hit to Response_reg, Response regulator receiver domain, score: 84.7, E(): 2.3e-22), protein MPAEDVDNATLAPATPLAIAMQSNDQIKANTKANSKSRTRFAPSRLSSVWRSLVSHLTPPSHPSTTSESALGSSLRNTTDNMYYEDGSAVRHLPLELLNPKVGTDSRHKRKGVSDTKNSGSRGGLRHRLRGSQANSNSRYGDDDDMSAKPSEPVSRIVVDNNFEHFTPAVPRSDSGYGSGRTPATNGTPGGGEIGDDEDEEGTRGQRSDGASTTQRRSSAAAQWIQKNVVVEWVTDRLWPNVKHFLDSSYPEPSKEHSFQKELWFTQKQGALASSLFFLINYALTVGLLPRPFSNFDWIAYLGIGGVFTLPILPLIVLDWPRRHPRIWQPIIFLACWVFAYILIVEMHLCGFFTDNNQCGSRNFLNLLGFAFGQPTLALLTMKEDRGMAVAGASIWIILTGGLTMTQKNSPTLFYRNIVFFALFHAFLIGASFLKERSDRQMFALRQQLKIQYRATQSAQVMERRAADSKKRFVSYIFHEVRVPLNTALLAVQNLQGERVFENVQQDQAEMVDGLISSLSMMEKVLNDVLSFNRMESGKFAQARKPFDFHKSIQLVALSHRTQAQMAGISLEVELDSDIDKIGGIFVGDEMRLRQVASNLVSNSIKFTDQGSVRIVTKLLYPRLEPTPATEPDDPLRQAAINLQRQQEIEESEKARSGTPTRSFPANPHSLPSHPRSRPDSAKGTHGHTLMDLEKGSVTMEQKRMSRESGRDKEKEEEKKKVQKAVVRVEIHDTGVGLKKTDVMDGDLFSPYVQTEIGRRQGGKGSGLGLALVRQIVKLSGGRLGVESEFGKGSMFWFELPYSLPPPPKARPGSSKGDRMGGIGIGGGAPGVSHPVASGSGGKPAFGLVMPLSSSSNSTFVPLSLNTGIPHGPNLGVMGTDAASAGEGVGGDDERGPPKRPGTMVRIMSGATMMSSTMEKGTSPTSANSERPAIGTTDSTMPLLPVEPRMSAEEAITAGGVPQSPSTSSHSTTQEPFIDPFSPISYTTLRERRSSEWSEEMGRAAASVEKLESERAVTGMGLGMGVGQAAEIKLKTRGMQEQPETKEDPPAEMPLSSLVVDDDKLTRMLMSRMLTRLGHHVTTAENGKIASEMIKDMFENKEGAIKFDIVFLDNQMPLMSGVEVARAVREMNCPIYIVGCTGNALREDQDEYMAAGADTILTKPIHQKHLIEMIRDARRRVAGETQPRYMDYADESPMSPVHMRDPLPRMS, encoded by the exons ATGCCAGCAGAAGATGTTGACAATGCTACACTCGCGCCTGCCACGCCGCTTGCCATTGCCATGCAATCGAACGATCAAATAAAAGCAAACACCAAGGCCAACTCTAAATCCAGAACACGTTTCGCCCCTTCTCGTCTCTCGTCGGTGTGGCGTTCACTTGTGTCCCACCTTACTCCGCCCTCGCATCCGTCCACAACATCTGAGTCCGCTTTGGGTTCATCGCTAAGGAACACGACGGATAACATGTACTATGAAGATGGGTCGGCGGTACGACACTTGCCGTTGGAGCTGTTGAATCCCAAGGTTGGCACAGATAGTAGACACAAACGGAAAGGTGTTTCAGACACAAAAAACAGTGGTTCAAGGGGTGGATTGAGGCACAGATTGCGCGGAAGTCAGGCGAATAGTAACTCGAGGTACggtgacgacgatgatatGTCCGCCAAGCCGAGCGAACCTGTGTCGAGGATTGTCGTCGACAATAATTTCGAACACTTTACGCCTGCAGTTCCTAGGAGTGATTCAGGCTATGGCTCAGGTCGGACACCTGCGACGAATGGCACGCCTGGAGGTGGCGAAATTGGagacgacgaagacgaagaagggacAAGAGGCCAGAGAAGTGATGGAGCGAGTACGACGCAGAGACGGAGTAGTGCAGCTGCACAGTGGATACAGAAGAATGTGGTGGTAGAATGGGTCACTGATAGGCTTTGGCCCAACGTCAAGCATTTCTTGGATTCGAGTTATCCTGAACCCAGTAAAGAGCATTCTTTCCAGAAGGAG CTTTGGTTCACTCAAAAGCAAGGtgctcttgcttcttctttgttttTCCTTATCAACTACGCCCTCACCGTCGGCCTTTTGCCCAGGCCCTTCTCAAACTTTGACTGGATTGCATACCTCGGTATTGGCGGTGTCTTCActctccccatccttcctcttaTCGTTCTTGACTGGCCTCGTCGTCATCCCCGGATATGGCAGCCTATCATATTCCTCGCTTGCTGGGTATTTGCctacatcctcatcgtAGAGATGCACCTCTGCGGCTTCTTCACCGATAACAATCAATGTGGATCGAGGAATTTCCTAAATCTGTTAGGTTTCGCCTTTGGTCAACCGACCTTGGCGCTTTTGACCATGAAGGAAGACAGAGGGATGGCGGTGGCTGGAGCATCGATTTGGATCATTTTGACGGGTGGTTTGACGATGACTCAGAAGAACTCGCCAACCCTGTTTTACAGGAATATCGTCTTTT TTGCTTTGTTCCACGCTTTCCTCATTGGAGCGAGTTTCCtcaaggaaagaag TGACCGACAAATGTTTGCTCTTCGACAACAGCTCAAAATCCAGTACCGAGCAACACAATCTGCTCAGGTCATGGAACGTCGAGCTGCCGATTCCAAAAAACGATTCGTCTCTTACA TCTTCCACGAAGTCCGAGTTCCGCTCAACACCGCTCTCTTGGCCGTCCAAAATCTTCAAGGCGAAAGGGTCTTTGAAAACGTCCAGCAAGATCAGGCTGAGATGGTTGATGGCTTGATTAGCAGTTTGTCGATGATGGAAAAGGTTTTGAATGATGTTTTGAGCTTCAACAGAATGGAAAGTGGAAAG TTTGCTCAAGCGAGAAAACCATTTGACTTTCACAAATCCATTCAGCTGGTTGCACTTTCGCACCGCACCCAGGCTCAGATGGCTGGTATATCTCTCGAGGTAGAGTTGGATTCAGATATTGATAAAATCGGCGGGATCTTCGTTGGTGATGAGATGCGTCTCAGACAAGTGGCTAG TAACCTTGTATCGAACAGTATCAAATTCACTGATCAAGGTTCCGTCCGAATTGTGACCAAGCTTCTCTATCCTCGTTTGGAACCCACTCCCGCGACTGAGCCGGACGATCCTTTGCGTCAAGCTGCTATCAACCTGCAACGGCAGcaggagattgaagaaaGTGAAAAAGCACGTTCCGGAACGCCTACCCGTTCTTTCCCTGCAAACCCCCACTCACTCCCTTCTCATCCGCGATCCCGTCCTGATTCGGCCAAAGGGACGCATGGGCATACTCTTATGGATCTGGAGAAGGGATCAGTGACTAtggagcagaagaggatgagtaGAGAGTCGGGGAGGGataaagagaaggaagaggaaaagaagaaggtgcaGAAGGCTGTGGTCAGGGTGGAGATACATGACACGGGTGTGGGTTTGAAAAAGACTGATGTTATGGA TGGCGATCTCTTTTCACCCTATGTCCAAACCGAAATCGGTCGTCGACAGGGTGGTAAAGGCTCCGGCCTCGGTCTCGCCCTCGTCCGACAAATCGTCAAGCTCTCCGGCGGTCGACTGGGTGTGGAGAGTGAATTCGGCAAGGGAAGTATGTTCTGGTTTGAGTTACCTTACTCTTTGCCTCCTCCGCCCAAGGCGAGGCCGGGAAGTAGCAAAGGTGATAGGATGGGCGGTATCGGTATCGGTGGCGGCGCCCCTGGAGTTTCCCATCCCGTGGCGAGCGGGAGCGGTGGAAAGCCGGCTTTTGGATTAGTTATGCCTTTatcctcctcgtcgaaCTCAACTTTTGTTCCTTTGAGCTTAAATACTGGCATCCCACATGGTCCTAACCTGGGCGTGATGGGCACTGATGCGGCGTCGGCCGGGGAGGGGGTTGGTGGGGATGACGAAAGAGGACCGCCAAAGAGGCCTGGTACGATGGTACGCATCATGTCTGGCGCGACAATGATGAGTTCGACTATGGAGAAGGGAACCAGTCCAACAAGCGCCAACTCTGAACGTCCCGCGATCGGGACGACAGATAGTACAATGCCTCTTTTACCTGTCGAACCAAGAA TGTCTGCAGAGGAAGCCATCACGGCAGGTGGCGTCCCTCAGTcaccttccacctcctcacACTCAACGACACAAGAACCATTCATTGACCCCTTCTCACCTATTAGCTACACAACCCTTCGCGAACGACGTAGTTCCGAATGGAGCGAAGAAATGGGTAGAGCAGCGGCTTCAGTGGAAAAGCTTGAGAGTGAGCGTGCTGTGACTGGTATGGGGCTTGGTATGGGGGTCGGTCAGGCAGCGGAGATCAAGTTGAAGACTAGGGGAATGCAAGAGCAGCCGGAGACGAAGGAGGACCCACCCGCGGAAATGCCATTATCGAGTTTGGTGGTGGACGATGAcaa ACTCACACGTATGCTCATGTCGCGAATGTTGACTCGTTTGGGACATCATGTCACTACAGCCGAAAATGGCAAAATCGCTTCGGAAATGATCAAAGACATGTTTGAGAATAAAGAGGGCGCAATCAAGTTTGATATCGTCTTTTTGGACAA TCAAATGCCTCTCATGTCGGGTGTGGAAGTGGCGAGAGCTGTCCGAGAGATGAATTGCCCAATCTATATCGTCGGATGCACGGGTAACGCTTTGCGCGAGGATCAG GACGAGTATATGGCTGCGGGAGCAGATACTATCCTTACCAAACCTATTCACCAGAAACATCTCATCGAAATGATTCGTGATGCCCGTCGCCGAGTTGCGGGGGAAACGCAACCGAGATATATGGACTACGCCGACGAATCCCCCATGAGCCCCGTGCATATGAGGGATCCTCTCCCAAGAATGTCTTAG
- a CDS encoding hypothetical protein (Similar to gi|32416788|ref|XP_328872.1| hypothetical protein [Neurospora crassa], FASTA scores: opt: 593, E(): 7.1e-25, (30.345% identity (61.149% similar) in 435 aa overlap (93-499:108-490))) has protein sequence MFLQDKLPQLKIVQISSSLAVGHALPPSSLPENIPLCPSLPPSQSQSDLPVDGATDLSHSHFISSASPSSDFNPAQTPNAGQDIAHALKAQWEGKLSPTTSHLFKLIVPLPAPGCQPGQTPTPRPTAFLLHPSQPLSHLSRLISGSLPPPYTHSDISYLALTGSESDVDTHLRNAEKSSDNSSTNENDYAGRDEGGPFLTERKGEGGRWQEVAWSQSTDLSDFIKQSCLNEKFKIVISPERDRDGAQLKGKETELRELVLQVLIPSFASRTHYIRKRLLSLTKDLDTLNKEKRRIDYAAHKGAQRLAVMALGGGVVYWGTIIRFTFFTDAGWDMMEPVTWATGFAALLGSAAFLIYHNREVSYSSLLDLSITARQRKLYAEAGLDLEKWTEMVAEAKALRKEIERIAADYDIEWRGELEGLEKVGSREGAGGGSPRVGLPGVEIGEKKEDVRENVDAKDGSKEGERKEMEEENETKLQGEEGKVETEKIDVDKTIDEASELAEESGEQRSRTKAAQRNGEVMDSSDDDKGSKTRKGEEQESDSVTKGRAAAKKVINEK, from the exons ATGTTTCTTCAGGATAAACTGCCGCAACTCAAGATCGTCCagatctcctcttccctggCCGTCGGACATGCGCTTCccccctcttctctgccCGAGAACATCCCCCTCTGCCCTTCGCTCCCTCC CTCCCAATCCCAGTCAGACCTTCCAGTCGACGGTGCCACTGACctctcccattcccatttcatctcttctgcctctccCAGCTCTGATTTCAACCCTGCCCAAACACCCAATGCAGGGCAAGACATCGCTCATGCATTAAAGGCTCAGTGGGAGGGCAAACTGTCCCCAACTACGTCCCACCTGTTCAAGCTTATTGTGCCCCTTCCGGCACCTGGCTGCCAACCGGGCCAAACTCCGACACCCCGTCCTACAGCTTTTCTTTTACATCCTTCCCAGCCTTTGTCTCATTTGAGCAGACTTATCTCAGGCTCCCTCCCACCACCTTATACCCACTCGGACATCTCTTACCTCGCTCTAACCGGCTCGGAGTCCGATGTAGATACACACTTGCGTAATGCCGAAAAGTCCTCGGATAACAGCTCTACAAATGAGAACGACTATGCAGGTCGTGATGAAGGTGGTCCTTTCCTGACCgaaagaaaaggggaaGGCGGTAGATGGCAGGAAGTCGCCTGGAGCCAAAGTACTGACCTGAGCGATTTTATCAAGCAGAGCTGCTTGAATGAAAAGTTTAAGATTGTCATTTCGCCTGAAAGAGACAGGGATGGGGCGCAGCtcaaggggaaagagacAGAGTTACGTGAGCTGGTTCTGCAGGTGCTCATACCGAGCTTTGCTAGTCGGACACATTACATTCGCAAAAGACTATTGTCCTTGACTAAAGATCTGGATACACTcaacaaagaaaaaaggag GATTGACTATGCTGCCCACAAGGGTGCGCAGAGATTGGCAGTCATGGCGCTTGGAGGTGGTGTAGTCTACTGGGGTACTATTATCCGTTTTA CCTTCTTCACAGACGCCGGATGGGACATGATGGAGCCTGTCACCTGGGCTACAGGCTTCGCCGCCCTTCTTGGATCAGCCGCTTTCCTCAT CTACCACAACCGCGAAGTCTCCtactcttccctcctcgaCCTCTCCATCACCGCCCGCCAACGTAAACTCTACGCGGAGGCAGGGCTAGACCTCGAAAAATGGACAGAGATGGTCGCTGAAGCGAAAGCGTTGcggaaggagattgagagaaTCGCAGCGGATTATGACATTGAATGGCGTGGAGAGTTGGAAGGTTTGGAAAAGGTTGGTAGTCGGGAAGGGGCCGGTGGAGGTTCGCCGAGGGTAGGGTTGCCTGGTGTAGAGAtaggggaaaagaaggaggatgtaAGAGAGAACGTTGATGCCAAGGATGGAAGTAAAGagggggaaaggaaagagatggaagaggagaatgagACCAAACTgcaaggggaggaaggaaaagtaGAGACGGAAAAAATTGATGTCGACAAGACGATCGATGAGGCGTCAGAGTTGGCTGAAGAGTCCGGGGAACAGCGAAGTCGCACCAAGGCTGCGCAAAGAAACGGAGAAGTCATGGATTCGTCGGATGATGACAAGGGGTCTAAAACTAGAAAGggtgaagagcaagagagTGATAGCGTAACCAAAGGCAGAGCAGCTGCCAAAAAGGTTATTAACGAAAAATAG
- a CDS encoding hypothetical protein (Similar to gi|46100069|gb|EAK85302.1| hypothetical protein UM04253.1 [Ustilago maydis 521], FASTA scores: opt: 3671, E(): 1.4e-189, (54.242% identity (76.805% similar) in 1108 aa overlap (18-1100:6-1097)); HMMPfam hit to ABC_tran, ABC transporter, score: 220.9, E(): 2.3e-63) yields MSPVVAPSTALPPSTHLEKLTALANAPSNVEAKSIADGIALDLKKAPRTLDALQDARIVDVVLAWASSKSGYERESSVVLVERICRSLGSGIEGVFLPLIPAILNLAMDKGQPVRSAVNSAMTSLIKATAPEGARKVFEVLTRVLEETKGWRTKIAALKAMEGLVKPGAEDYVANELGTVIPVVEHAMHDTKAEVSTAARKAATTLCGILPNADVLKHVNLLVSAMASPAAVPSTIKGLSSTTFVAEVNGPTLAVMVPLLTRALKERSTDTQRMTCVVIGNLVKLVRDPTVAARYLGPLFGGVQQIATGAAFPEIRAFAQTALDILIGAGASASATPLPPRDVILSVTEALTVMAPHLQIPGFPAHPSIPLSASLPNSPVIAHAVEYQANVVADLVDLRRWDAYIWEGKALGSFMKLLQGAEEGAKATAEIRKAFMDIDKAKYSPPEEDDGSEGQLLCDIQFSLAYGGLLLLNHTNLKLRRGRRYGICAANGAGKSTLMKAIRDGKVEGFPPQEELRTIMVEHALQGEDTSMAIIDFIAADPKLTHKTRAEMAAMLLSLGFSEEKQQDPVASLSGGWKMKLELAKAMLIGADILLLDEPTNHLDVQTVAWLEEYVCSLHDITCMIVSHDSGFLDNVCTDIIHYESKKLVYYPGNLSKFVEKVPSAKSYYTLAATSIKFTFPPPGNLVGVRSNTRAILKLTNCTFTYPGAPRPSIKNASCSLSLSSRVGIVGPNGAGKSTLIKLLTGETVPQEGSVHKHPALRVGYVAQHAFHHINQHLDKTAVQYIQWRYQDGHDREMMEKATRVLTDEDKEMMERPIEGKNGELRKIEYILGRQKLKKSFQYEVKFRGYDHRYNAWIGRDVLIEKGFQKLITQFDDLESSREGAGMRDTGANAVREVLEAVGLDGDIAQYNEMSGLSGGQKVKVVIAASMFNRPQCLFLDEPTNFLDREALGGLAVAIKEWGGAVCIISHSTEFVTALCPEIWHVDGGVLTHQGKVALVEDAFDDPSRPGSRVASKAGTPRTMPSTPGTATGTATPAESVATDGTVDDVADGLAKLMEKKKKKKKMTRNELKAQEERRRLRKLNWLNYGGEREPDTDDE; encoded by the exons ATGTCTCCCGTCGTAGCTCCTTCCACCGCCCTCCCACCTTCCACCCACCTTGAGAAACTCACCGCCCTTGCCAACGCGCCTTCCAACGTCGAAGCCAAGTCTATCGCCGACGGCATCGCCCTGGACCTCAAAAAGGCCCCGCGCACTCTTGACGCTCTCCAGGATGCTCGTATCGTCGATGTCGTCCTTGCCTGggcttcctccaagtctgGATACGAGCGCGAGTCTTCTGTTGTCCTTGTGGAGCGTATTTGTCGTTCCCTCGGATCTGGTATCGAAGgtgtcttccttcctttaATCCCTGCGATCTTGAACCTTGCCATGGACAAGGGCCAACCTGTGAGGAGCGCAGTGAACAGTGCGATGACCAGTTTGATCAAGGCTACCGCTCCTGAGGGTGCGCGAAAGGTTTTTGAGGTGCTTACCAGGGTTTTGGAGGAAACCAAGGGTTGGAGAACCAAGATTGCGGCCTTGAAGGCGATGGAGGGGCTCGTCAAGCCCGGTGCGGAAGATTATGTTGCCAACGAGTTGGGTACCGTCATCCCTGTTGTTGAGCATGCCATGCACGACACCAAGGCCGAG GTCTCTACCGCCGCTCGAAAAGCCGCGACTACTCTTTGTGGTATCCTTCCCAACGCTGATGTACTCAAGCACGTCAACCTCCTCGTTTCCGCCATGGCTTCCCCGGCTGCTGTGCCCTCTACCATCAAGGGtctttcctccaccaccttcgtCGCCGAAGTCAACGGCCCCACCCTTGCCGTCATGGTTCCGCTTTTGACCCGTGCCCTCAAGGAGCGTTCCACCGACACTCAACGAATGACCTGTGTCGTTATCGGTAACCTTGTCAAGCTCGTCCGCGATCCTACCGTCGCCGCCCGATACCTCGGTCCTCTCTTTGGCGGTGTCCAGCAAATCGCCACCGGTGCCGCCTTCCCCGAGATTCGAGCCTTCGCTCAGACTGCCCTCGACATTCTTATCGGCGCTGGTGCCTCTGCCAGTGCCACTCCCTTGCCCCCTCGAGACGTTATCCTTTCTGTCACCGAAGCCCTTACCGTCATggctcctcatcttcaaattcCCGGCTTCCCCGCTCACCCTTCCATCCCCCTTTCCGCCTCGCTCCCCAACAGCCCTGTCATCGCCCACGCTGTCGAGTATCAAGCCAACGTTGTGGCCGACCTCGTCGACCTTCGTCGATGGGACGCTTACATCTGGGAAGGCAAGGCTCTTGGTTCATTCATGAAGCTCCTCCAAGgtgctgaagaaggtgctAAAGCCACCGCCGAGATCCGCAAGGCATTCATGGACATTGACAAGGCCAAATATTCTCCTCccgaggaggacgacggGTCCGAGGGTCAGTTGTTGTGTGACATCCAATTCTCCCTTGCTTATGGCGGTTTGCTCTTGCTCAACCACACCAACTTGAAGTTGAGGCGAGGCAGGAGGTATGGTATCTGTGCCGCCAACGGTGCCGGCAAGTCCACATTAATGAAGGCTATCCGTGACGGTAAAGTCGAGGGCTTCCCTCCCCAGGAAGAGCTTAGGACGATTATGGTTGAGCATGCCCTTCAGGGCGAGGATACTTCCATGGCTATCATTGACTTCATCGCCGCCGACCCCAAGCTTACGCACAAGACCAGGGCCGAGATGGCTGCGATGCTCTTGTCCCTCGGTTTCTCGGAGGAGAAACAGCAAGACCCAGTGGCATCTCTTTCCGGtggttggaagatgaaattgGAATTGGCCAAGGCCATGTTGATCGGTGCCGACATTCTTTTGCT CGACGAACCTACTAACCACTTGGACGTCCAAACTGTCGCTTGGCTTGAGGAATACGTCTGCAGCTTGCACGACATCACCTGTATGATCGTCTCGCACGACTCTGGTTTCCTCGACAACGTTTGTACCGACATTATCCACTATgaaagcaagaagctcgTGTATTACCCCGGTAACCTCTCCAAGTTTGTCGAAAAGGTCCCTTCTGCCAAGTCCTACTACACTCTTGCCGCTACTTCTATCAAGTTCACCTTCCCTCCCCCTGGTAACCTCGTCGGTGTCCGATCCAATACACGAGCGATCCTCAAACTTACCAACTGTACATTCACCTATCCTGGTGCCCCCAGACCTTCTATCAAGAATGCTTCTTgctccctctccctttcttcccGAGTCGGTATCGTCGGTCCCAACGGTGCCGGTAAATCTACCCTCATCAAGCTCCTCACCGGTGAGACTGTCCCACAAGAAGGTTCAGTACACAAGCATCCTGCTCTTCGTGTCGGTTACGTCGCCCAGCACGCGTTCCACCATATCAACCAGCACTTGGACAAGACCGCTGTACAGTACATCCAGTGGCGATACCAGGATGGTCACGATagggagatgatggagaaggctACCCGTGTCCTGACTGACGAGGACAAGGAAATGATGGAACGCCCTATtgaagggaagaatggcGAATTGAGAAAGATTGAATACATCCTCGGTCGACAAAAGCTTAAAAAGTCTTTCCAGTACGAAGTCAAGTTCAGGGGTTACGACCACAGGTACAATGCCTGGATCGGGCGAGATGTCTTGATCGAAAAGGGTTTCCAGAAACTTATCACCCAATTCGATGACTTGGAGTCTTCTAGGGAAGGTGCGGGTATGAGGGATACTGGTGCAAATGCTGTCAGGGAGGTTTTGGAAGCTGTGGGTTTGGACGGCGATATCGCGCAGTATAACGAGATGTCTGGTTTGTCCGGTGGACAAAAGGTCAAGGTCGTCATCGCAGCTTCCATGTTTAATCG ACCTCAATGTCTCTTCCTCGACGAACCTACCAACTTCTTGGACCGAGAAGCCCTCGGTGGTCTCGCTGTCGCTATCAAAGAATGGGGAGGTGCCGTCTGCATCATCTCGCACTCTACCGAATTCGTGACTGCCCTCTGTCCCGAAATCTGGCACGTTGACGGCGGTGTACTTACCCACCAGGGTAAAGTCGCCCTCGTCGAAGACGCCTTTGATGACCCCTCCCGGCCCGGATCCCGAGTGGCTAGCAAGGCTGGCACACCTAGGACTATGCCCAGTACTCCCGGTACGGCTACAGGCACGGCTACTCCCGCCGAGAGTGTGGCGACGGATGGAACGGTGGATGATGTCGCCGATGGTTTGGCCaagttgatggagaagaagaaaaagaagaagaagatgaccaGGAATGAGTTGAAGGCtcaggaggagaggaggaggttgagaaaATTGAACTGGCTTAATTATGGTG GTGAGCGTGAGCCCGACACGGATGACGAgtga